From Sphingomonas nostoxanthinifaciens, a single genomic window includes:
- a CDS encoding 2OG-Fe(II) oxygenase, producing the protein MFALAPTIDRVALRRRFAETGHVRIQPFLAEPVAAAIVAELRGREDWRQILNSGAKIFELDRAARASMPAEQAAALEQAVMNGARDGFQHRYEAIRFADGDGDGGEGLAAWPHWLSGGPVRDLLRDITGHHDIAFADGQATAYAPGDFLTAHDDAVAGKHRRAAYVLGLTAEWRVDWGGLLLFHRDGGAIEGMAPGFNCLDLFDVPQVHSVSLVSPAAAYRRYAITGWLRTARD; encoded by the coding sequence ATGTTCGCGCTGGCGCCGACGATCGATCGCGTCGCGCTGCGCCGGCGCTTCGCCGAGACCGGCCACGTTCGCATCCAGCCGTTCCTCGCCGAGCCGGTCGCCGCGGCGATCGTGGCCGAGCTGCGCGGGCGCGAGGATTGGCGCCAGATTCTCAACAGCGGCGCCAAGATCTTCGAGCTCGATCGTGCCGCGCGCGCTTCGATGCCTGCCGAACAGGCCGCCGCGCTGGAGCAGGCGGTGATGAACGGCGCGCGCGACGGCTTCCAGCATCGCTACGAGGCGATCCGCTTTGCCGATGGCGACGGCGATGGCGGCGAGGGGCTGGCGGCGTGGCCGCACTGGCTGTCGGGTGGACCCGTGCGCGATCTGCTGCGCGACATCACCGGCCATCACGACATCGCCTTCGCCGACGGGCAGGCGACCGCCTACGCGCCCGGCGACTTCCTCACCGCGCACGACGACGCCGTGGCGGGCAAGCATCGGCGCGCCGCCTACGTGCTGGGGCTCACCGCCGAATGGCGGGTCGACTGGGGCGGGCTGCTCTTGTTCCACCGCGACGGTGGCGCGATCGAGGGCATGGCGCCGGGCTTCAACTGCCTCGACCTCTTTGACGTGCCGCAGGTGCACAGCGTATCTCTGGTTTCGCCGGCCGCCGCCTATCGGCGCTACGCGATCACCGGCTGGCTGCGCACGGCGCGCGACTGA
- a CDS encoding aspartyl/asparaginyl beta-hydroxylase domain-containing protein, with protein MATNAAKAEIAGAMAAFRQGAAADARARLERLVAQSPRDPHALHALAQLDLAQGRPGAAVTLLARAAEADPAAPPLWLALARAQLAAGAGPAAEIASLDRAIALDPYLLPALLHKAQAEERRGARAAAVRLYRALARTTPSEEGLPPELRAALAHGRALIAEDDAARGAVLDGAVAAIDVPSRARAYVDAIAGRRRIYWPEPTGELFPFLPACEYFDRALFPWFAELEAATSAIRAEFLALKAGDRRFDPYVQFAPGVPVNQWAALNHSADWGAFFLWKDGARLDANCDLCPQTAAVMERLPLIDISGRGPTVMFSLLEPHTRIPAHTGTTNVRTTVHLPLVVPPGCGFRVGGETREWQEGVAWGFDDTIEHEAWNDSAAPRAILIIDAWNPYLTDAEKVVIRATTAALAG; from the coding sequence ATGGCGACGAACGCGGCGAAGGCGGAGATTGCGGGCGCGATGGCAGCGTTCCGGCAGGGGGCTGCCGCCGACGCGCGCGCGCGGCTCGAGCGGCTGGTGGCGCAGAGCCCGCGCGACCCGCACGCGCTCCACGCGCTCGCCCAGCTCGATCTCGCGCAGGGCCGCCCCGGTGCGGCGGTGACGTTGCTGGCGCGGGCCGCCGAGGCTGATCCGGCGGCGCCGCCTTTGTGGCTGGCGCTGGCGCGCGCGCAGCTGGCGGCGGGCGCGGGGCCGGCGGCGGAGATTGCCAGCCTCGATCGCGCGATCGCGCTCGATCCCTATCTGCTGCCCGCTCTGCTGCACAAGGCGCAGGCCGAGGAGCGGCGCGGCGCGCGTGCGGCGGCGGTGCGGCTCTATCGCGCGCTTGCCCGGACGACGCCGAGCGAGGAGGGCCTGCCGCCCGAGCTGCGCGCCGCGCTGGCGCATGGCCGCGCGCTGATCGCGGAAGACGATGCCGCGCGCGGGGCTGTGCTCGACGGCGCCGTCGCCGCGATCGACGTGCCGTCGCGCGCGCGTGCCTATGTCGATGCGATCGCGGGGCGACGACGCATCTATTGGCCCGAGCCGACCGGCGAGCTGTTTCCGTTCCTGCCGGCCTGCGAATATTTCGATCGCGCGCTGTTCCCGTGGTTCGCGGAGCTGGAGGCGGCGACGTCCGCGATCCGCGCCGAATTTCTCGCGCTCAAGGCGGGCGACCGGCGCTTCGACCCCTACGTCCAGTTCGCGCCGGGCGTGCCGGTCAACCAGTGGGCGGCGCTCAACCACTCGGCCGATTGGGGCGCCTTCTTCCTGTGGAAGGATGGCGCGCGGCTCGACGCCAATTGCGACCTGTGCCCGCAGACGGCGGCGGTGATGGAGCGGCTGCCGCTGATCGACATATCCGGGCGCGGGCCGACCGTGATGTTCTCGCTGCTGGAGCCGCACACGCGCATTCCGGCGCACACCGGCACCACCAACGTCCGCACCACCGTCCACCTGCCTCTGGTGGTACCGCCCGGCTGCGGCTTCCGCGTCGGCGGCGAGACGCGCGAATGGCAGGAGGGCGTCGCGTGGGGCTTCGACGACACGATCGAGCATGAGGCGTGGAACGACAGCGCCGCGCCGCGCGCCATCCTGATCATCGATGCGTGGAACCCCTATCTGACCGACGCCGAGAAGGTGGTGATCCGCGCGACGACGGCGGCGCTGGCGGGCTGA
- a CDS encoding 1,9-bis(guanidino)-5-aza-nonane synthase, with amino-acid sequence MNTPTNDTRKAELLSTTVEHIDITTFDARPIVDAMAKMSFTSRDLGRATSIYNQMLADPDCTIFLVIAGSTSAGGCMDLYAELLRNNMVDGIVATGASIVDMDFFEGLGHKHYQALDVPDDDTLRSLLIDRIYDTYIDEEQLQDCDHTIYAIANSLEPKPYSSRAFIREMGKYLVEHGKKESSLVKLAYEHDVPIFCPAFVDSSAGFGLVKHQVDRAKEGKPYMVLDAIADFRELTDIKIKAGTTGLLMIGGGVPKNFIQDTVVCAEILGHDDVQVHKYAVQITVADVRDGACSSSTLQEAASWGKVNTGIEQMVFAEAGSVMPLLASDAYHRGHWKDRAKRAWGKLFA; translated from the coding sequence ATGAACACCCCGACCAACGACACCCGGAAGGCCGAGCTGCTCTCCACCACCGTCGAGCATATCGACATCACCACCTTCGACGCGCGCCCGATCGTCGACGCGATGGCGAAGATGAGCTTCACCAGCCGCGACCTCGGCCGCGCGACCAGCATCTACAACCAGATGCTGGCCGATCCCGATTGCACGATCTTCCTCGTCATCGCCGGCTCGACCTCGGCCGGCGGCTGCATGGACCTCTATGCCGAGCTGCTGCGCAACAACATGGTCGACGGCATCGTCGCCACCGGCGCGTCGATCGTCGACATGGATTTCTTCGAGGGCCTCGGCCACAAGCATTATCAGGCGCTCGACGTGCCCGATGACGATACGCTGCGCTCGCTGCTGATCGACCGGATCTACGATACCTATATCGACGAAGAGCAGCTGCAGGATTGCGACCACACGATCTACGCGATCGCCAACTCGCTCGAGCCCAAGCCCTATTCCAGCCGCGCCTTCATCCGTGAGATGGGCAAGTATCTGGTCGAGCACGGCAAGAAGGAGAGCAGCCTCGTCAAGCTCGCCTACGAGCATGACGTGCCGATCTTCTGCCCGGCGTTCGTCGACAGCTCGGCCGGCTTCGGGCTGGTCAAGCACCAGGTCGATCGCGCCAAGGAGGGCAAGCCCTACATGGTGCTCGACGCGATCGCCGACTTCCGCGAGCTGACCGACATCAAGATCAAGGCGGGCACCACCGGCCTGCTGATGATCGGCGGCGGCGTGCCGAAGAACTTCATCCAGGACACGGTCGTGTGCGCCGAGATCCTCGGCCACGACGACGTGCAGGTCCACAAATATGCGGTGCAGATCACTGTGGCGGACGTGCGCGACGGCGCCTGCTCGTCCTCGACGCTGCAGGAGGCCGCATCGTGGGGCAAGGTCAACACCGGCATCGAGCAGATGGTGTTCGCCGAGGCGGGCAGCGTGATGCCGCTGCTGGCGTCCGACGCCTATCATCGCGGCCACTGGAAGGATCGTGCGAAGCGCGCCTGGGGCAAGCTCTTCGCCTGA
- a CDS encoding type III PLP-dependent enzyme has translation MHKHHSALGLAATPVKTVAGLDIAKERPVQPVTLVRPHAAHRAARFFVEKFQGRSLYAVKANPSPDLLRVLWEGGITHYDVASIAEVRLVAETLPRATLCFMHPVKAEEAITAAYHTYGVRTFSLDSMEELEKIVRATAAEDGTAASDLTLCVRLRVSSDHAKLSLAAKFGAVPGETKELLFAARQAADALGICFHVGSQAMSPQAYVQALARVRAAIVEAAVTVDVIDVGGGFPSVYPGMTPAPLEAYFDAIHDAFEALPVSYSAELWAEPGRALSAEYSSVLVRVERRRGDQLYINDGAYGALFDAAHIGWRFPVTLVREGGSDAKPIPFSFYGPTCDDMDHMAGPFLLPADIGPGDYIEIGMLGAYGSAMRTAFNGFTNGATMIAADEPMASLYVEAGEALDTRTANVFKL, from the coding sequence TTGCACAAGCATCATAGCGCGCTGGGGCTAGCTGCCACCCCCGTCAAGACCGTCGCCGGTCTCGATATCGCCAAGGAGCGCCCGGTTCAGCCGGTCACGCTCGTTCGTCCGCACGCTGCGCATCGCGCTGCCCGGTTCTTCGTCGAGAAGTTCCAGGGTCGCTCGCTGTACGCGGTGAAGGCGAACCCCTCGCCCGATCTGCTGCGGGTGCTGTGGGAAGGCGGGATCACCCACTATGACGTCGCCTCGATCGCCGAGGTGCGGCTTGTGGCCGAGACTTTGCCGCGGGCGACGCTCTGCTTCATGCACCCGGTGAAGGCCGAGGAGGCGATCACCGCCGCTTACCACACCTATGGGGTGCGCACCTTCTCGCTCGACTCGATGGAAGAGCTTGAAAAGATCGTCCGCGCGACCGCGGCCGAGGACGGCACGGCGGCAAGCGACCTCACGCTCTGCGTGCGGCTGCGCGTCTCCTCCGATCACGCCAAGCTCAGCCTCGCCGCGAAGTTCGGCGCGGTGCCCGGCGAGACCAAGGAGCTGCTGTTCGCGGCCCGCCAGGCGGCGGACGCGCTCGGCATCTGCTTCCACGTCGGCAGCCAGGCGATGAGCCCGCAGGCCTATGTCCAGGCGCTCGCCCGCGTCCGCGCGGCGATCGTCGAGGCGGCGGTCACGGTCGACGTGATCGACGTCGGCGGCGGCTTCCCCTCGGTCTATCCGGGCATGACTCCGGCGCCGCTGGAGGCCTATTTCGACGCGATCCACGATGCGTTCGAGGCGCTGCCCGTCAGCTATTCGGCCGAATTGTGGGCCGAGCCGGGCCGTGCGCTCTCCGCCGAATATTCCAGCGTGCTGGTGCGCGTGGAGCGTCGCCGCGGCGACCAGCTCTACATCAACGACGGCGCCTATGGCGCGCTGTTCGATGCGGCGCATATCGGCTGGCGCTTCCCGGTGACGTTGGTCCGCGAGGGCGGTTCGGATGCGAAGCCGATCCCGTTCAGCTTCTACGGGCCGACCTGCGACGATATGGATCACATGGCGGGCCCGTTCCTGCTGCCGGCCGATATCGGGCCGGGCGACTATATCGAGATCGGCATGCTCGGCGCTTATGGCTCGGCCATGCGCACCGCGTTCAACGGCTTCACCAATGGCGCGACGATGATCGCCGCCGACGAGCCGATGGCGAGCCTCTACGTCGAGGCGGGCGAAGCGCTCGATACGCGGACGGCCAACGTCTTCAAGCTGTAA
- a CDS encoding threonine ammonia-lyase: MRQPSRQGVEQALDRVMRVVTRTPLLPMGHGGAQAWIKAESLQRGGAFKLRGAYNRMVQIAPEDRPRGVVAFSSGNHAQGVARAARLLEMPAIIVMPADAPAVKLAGTRALGAEIVTYDRATESREAIAADLAARRGAVLVPSFDDVDVVEGQGTAGLEIAAALGHVPARVIVPCGGGGLAAGIALALPDAEIVVVEPEGWDDMRRSLELGHIVEVPADAPPTACDALQSRRVADITFGALHAAGARGVAVSEAEIRAAMRFAFAHGLVVEPGGAVALAAWLAGRLTDDGAETVIVCSGSNIDPAAFAAVLQEEK, translated from the coding sequence ATGAGGCAACCGTCCCGACAGGGCGTGGAACAGGCGCTCGATCGCGTCATGCGAGTCGTGACGCGCACGCCGCTGCTGCCAATGGGACATGGCGGGGCGCAGGCCTGGATCAAGGCCGAATCGCTGCAACGCGGTGGGGCGTTCAAGCTGCGCGGTGCTTACAATCGCATGGTCCAGATCGCGCCCGAGGATCGGCCGCGCGGGGTGGTCGCCTTTTCCTCCGGCAATCACGCGCAGGGCGTCGCGCGCGCGGCGCGGCTGCTGGAGATGCCGGCGATAATCGTGATGCCGGCCGATGCGCCGGCGGTGAAGCTGGCCGGCACGCGCGCGCTCGGCGCCGAGATCGTCACCTATGATCGCGCGACCGAAAGCCGCGAGGCGATCGCCGCCGATCTGGCGGCGCGGCGCGGCGCGGTACTGGTGCCGTCGTTCGACGATGTCGACGTGGTCGAGGGGCAGGGGACTGCGGGGCTGGAGATCGCCGCGGCGCTCGGCCACGTGCCGGCGCGCGTCATTGTGCCGTGCGGCGGCGGCGGGCTGGCGGCGGGGATCGCGCTTGCCCTGCCCGACGCCGAGATCGTCGTGGTCGAGCCCGAGGGATGGGACGACATGCGCCGCTCGCTAGAGCTCGGCCATATCGTCGAGGTGCCGGCCGACGCGCCGCCGACCGCGTGCGACGCGCTCCAGTCGCGCCGCGTGGCGGACATCACCTTCGGCGCGCTCCATGCCGCCGGCGCGCGCGGCGTAGCGGTGAGCGAGGCGGAGATCCGCGCCGCGATGCGCTTCGCCTTCGCGCACGGGCTGGTGGTCGAGCCGGGCGGGGCGGTCGCGCTCGCCGCGTGGCTCGCCGGGCGGCTGACCGACGACGGCGCGGAGACGGTGATCGTCTGTTCGGGATCGAACATCGATCCGGCGGCGTTCGCGGCGGTGTTGCAGGAGGAAAAGTGA
- a CDS encoding DUF72 domain-containing protein: MAGAIRVGIGGWTFEPWRETFYPKGHPKTRELEHASRHVTAIEINGTYYSTQKPATWADWAKRVPDDFVFAVKASRFCTNRKVLAEAGESIAKFVNQGLSELGPKLGPILWQFMGTKQFDPDDFGAFLDLLPKAVDGVPLTHAIEPRHESFRTPAFVAIARAAGVAIVVADAQDHPQFADLTGPFVYARLQDAHEEVPTGYDAAALDRWAEVAKGWAAGEAPDGLRYIEPPAPASGPRDVFVFMINGAKVRAPAAAMALLERV; this comes from the coding sequence ATGGCGGGCGCAATCCGGGTCGGTATCGGCGGCTGGACGTTCGAGCCGTGGCGCGAGACCTTCTATCCCAAGGGCCACCCCAAGACGCGCGAGCTGGAGCATGCCAGCCGCCACGTCACCGCGATCGAGATCAACGGCACTTATTACTCGACGCAGAAGCCCGCCACCTGGGCCGACTGGGCGAAGCGCGTGCCCGACGATTTCGTCTTCGCGGTCAAGGCGTCGCGCTTCTGCACCAACCGCAAGGTGCTGGCGGAGGCGGGTGAATCGATCGCGAAGTTCGTCAATCAAGGCCTGTCGGAGCTGGGGCCGAAGCTCGGGCCGATCCTGTGGCAGTTCATGGGCACCAAGCAGTTCGACCCGGACGATTTCGGCGCGTTCCTCGATCTGCTGCCGAAGGCGGTCGACGGCGTGCCGCTGACGCATGCGATCGAGCCGCGCCACGAAAGCTTCCGCACCCCCGCCTTCGTCGCGATCGCGCGCGCCGCCGGCGTCGCGATCGTGGTCGCCGATGCGCAGGATCATCCGCAGTTCGCAGACCTTACCGGCCCGTTCGTCTATGCGCGCCTGCAGGACGCGCACGAGGAGGTGCCGACCGGCTATGACGCGGCTGCGCTCGACCGCTGGGCGGAGGTCGCCAAGGGCTGGGCGGCCGGGGAGGCGCCCGACGGGCTGCGCTATATCGAGCCGCCCGCGCCTGCATCGGGCCCGCGCGACGTGTTCGTCTTCATGATCAACGGCGCGAAGGTGCGCGCGCCGGCCGCCGCGATGGCGTTGCTCGAGCGGGTGTGA
- a CDS encoding TonB-dependent receptor, giving the protein MTNTFRISALLIGASLLAMGGSGTALAQDAAAAPQGDALSDIVVTANRREENLQKVPVSVAVISGNQLRNYTGGGDDTLLTLAGRVPSLYVESTTGRIFPRFYIRGLGNIDFYLGASQPVTIIQDDVVLEHVVLKSNPVYDVNQVEVLRGPQGSLFGRNTTAGIIKFDTARPTQTWQGQAQATYGTYNTATLDAGIGGPIVQDKIAFRLSGLVQHRDNYVDNTYTGPSADGTVSPKKDVMGGFDEKDVRLQLLLTPTDRLSILASGHARDYSGTSTLFLRNALTKGTNVSNASRTSVAFDEADNNPQAYHTYGGSVNASYDLGVAKLTSITAYETTHGYSRGDTDGGFRQLPLTAAGGCIDCGESQGRIRRLGQWTQEVRLASQDDGAFKWQVGGFYFDSRDITEFDQRRYFLTAPFVAANSNTNNPGNYVVLHDVNTSWAGFGQISYTLDKLTITGGARYTEDRKHTTLLQAATTGTTVNFPATAPRDVKLVGKEPSWDVSALYAASSAISLYARVADGFRGPTIQGRSAVFGSPFTTANSEKNLSGEVGIKTKLLDDRVHFNLTGFGYRVKNIQLNGNDANGNGVLFNARKAVAYGAEAELEVRPVRNLTLSAGASYLHSEIKDKNVYAQVCALNGQVVCTVLDPTIVVRGTTYAQINGDPLPNAPKYNINLSAHYDIPVTASSKLFIESDFNLQGYTQFVLYKTLEFNSNGNFEAGAKLGYDFAGGKYQVAVFARNITNAKNLKGVIENYMAAVYNDPRIIGVSLGARFR; this is encoded by the coding sequence ATGACGAACACATTCCGCATCTCCGCGCTGCTGATTGGCGCATCCTTGCTCGCGATGGGCGGCTCGGGCACCGCGCTGGCGCAGGACGCCGCCGCCGCGCCGCAGGGCGACGCGCTCAGCGACATCGTCGTCACCGCCAATCGGCGCGAAGAGAATCTCCAGAAGGTGCCGGTGTCGGTCGCCGTCATCAGCGGCAACCAGCTGCGCAACTATACCGGCGGCGGCGACGATACGCTGCTGACGCTCGCCGGCCGTGTGCCCAGCCTGTACGTCGAATCGACCACCGGCCGCATCTTCCCGCGCTTCTACATTCGCGGCCTCGGCAATATCGACTTCTACCTCGGCGCGTCGCAGCCGGTGACGATCATCCAGGACGACGTCGTCCTCGAGCATGTCGTGCTGAAGTCGAACCCGGTCTATGACGTCAACCAGGTCGAGGTGCTGCGCGGCCCGCAGGGCTCGCTGTTCGGCCGCAACACCACCGCCGGCATCATCAAGTTCGACACCGCCCGCCCGACGCAGACGTGGCAGGGCCAGGCGCAGGCGACCTACGGCACCTACAACACCGCCACGCTCGACGCCGGCATCGGCGGCCCGATCGTGCAGGACAAGATCGCGTTCCGCCTGTCGGGCCTCGTCCAGCATCGCGACAATTATGTCGACAACACCTATACCGGCCCCAGCGCCGACGGCACCGTCAGCCCCAAGAAGGACGTGATGGGCGGCTTCGACGAGAAGGACGTCCGCCTGCAATTGCTGCTGACGCCGACCGATCGCCTGTCGATCCTCGCATCGGGCCATGCGCGCGATTATTCGGGCACCTCGACCCTGTTCCTGCGCAACGCGCTGACCAAGGGCACCAACGTCTCGAACGCATCGCGCACCTCGGTCGCGTTCGACGAGGCGGACAACAATCCGCAGGCCTATCACACCTATGGCGGCTCGGTGAATGCGAGCTACGACCTCGGTGTCGCCAAGCTGACCTCGATCACCGCCTACGAGACAACCCACGGCTATAGCCGCGGTGATACCGACGGCGGCTTCCGCCAGCTGCCGCTCACCGCAGCGGGCGGCTGCATCGATTGCGGCGAATCGCAGGGCCGCATCCGCCGCCTCGGCCAGTGGACGCAGGAAGTGCGCCTCGCCTCGCAGGACGACGGCGCCTTCAAGTGGCAGGTCGGCGGCTTCTACTTCGACAGCCGCGACATCACCGAGTTCGACCAGCGTCGCTATTTCCTCACCGCGCCGTTCGTCGCCGCCAACAGCAACACCAACAATCCCGGCAATTACGTAGTGCTGCACGACGTCAACACGTCGTGGGCGGGCTTCGGTCAGATCAGCTACACGCTCGACAAGCTGACGATCACCGGCGGCGCGCGCTATACCGAGGATCGCAAGCACACCACCCTGCTGCAGGCCGCGACGACCGGCACGACAGTCAACTTCCCGGCGACCGCGCCGCGCGACGTGAAGCTGGTCGGCAAGGAGCCGAGCTGGGACGTGAGCGCGCTGTACGCCGCCAGCTCGGCGATCAGCCTGTATGCGCGCGTGGCCGACGGCTTCCGCGGGCCGACGATCCAGGGCCGCTCGGCGGTGTTCGGCTCGCCGTTCACGACCGCCAATTCGGAAAAGAACCTGTCGGGCGAAGTCGGCATCAAGACCAAGCTGCTCGACGACCGCGTCCACTTCAACCTGACCGGCTTCGGCTATCGGGTGAAGAACATCCAGCTCAACGGCAACGACGCCAACGGCAACGGCGTGCTGTTCAACGCGCGCAAGGCCGTGGCCTATGGCGCCGAAGCCGAGCTCGAGGTGCGGCCGGTGCGCAACCTGACGCTGAGCGCGGGTGCTAGCTACCTGCACAGCGAGATCAAGGACAAGAACGTCTACGCGCAGGTATGCGCGCTCAACGGCCAGGTCGTCTGCACCGTGCTCGATCCGACGATCGTCGTGCGCGGCACCACCTACGCGCAGATCAATGGCGATCCGCTGCCCAACGCGCCCAAGTATAACATCAACCTAAGCGCGCATTACGACATTCCGGTCACCGCCTCGTCGAAGCTGTTCATCGAGAGCGACTTCAACCTGCAGGGCTATACGCAGTTCGTGCTGTACAAGACGCTCGAGTTCAACTCGAACGGCAATTTCGAGGCGGGCGCGAAGCTCGGCTACGACTTCGCCGGCGGCAAGTATCAGGTGGCAGTGTTCGCGCGGAACATCACCAACGCGAAGAACCTGAAGGGCGTGATCGAGAATTACATGGCGGCGGTCTATAACGATCCGCGCATCATCGGCGTCTCGCTCGGCGCGCGCTTCCGGTAA